A section of the Spirochaetota bacterium genome encodes:
- a CDS encoding glucose 1-dehydrogenase produces the protein MNVKDLFNLSGKVAVVTGGGRGIGKFIATGLAEAGANVVVASRKLDKLEQTAAELSKLGIKAKACKVDMGSKDDILGLVDFAMKEFSTIDILVNNAGVTWGAPTLEFPLEQWDKIFNVNVRGVWILSQAVARIMKEKGGGKMINISSVMGFRGSIEEGHPAVPYNSSKAAINLLTMNLAIKLARYKIFVNAIAPGFFHTDMMGYLDKPEMKPILDAVLMQIPLPRMGEAEDVKGLAVFLASKASDYMTGAILPVDGGMLAK, from the coding sequence ATGAACGTAAAGGATCTTTTCAACCTGAGCGGCAAGGTCGCGGTCGTTACGGGCGGTGGCAGGGGAATCGGCAAGTTCATCGCGACGGGCCTGGCCGAGGCCGGGGCGAACGTGGTGGTCGCGTCACGCAAGCTCGATAAGCTGGAGCAGACGGCGGCCGAGCTTTCGAAGCTCGGGATCAAGGCGAAGGCATGTAAGGTCGACATGGGCTCCAAGGACGACATCCTGGGCCTGGTGGATTTCGCGATGAAGGAATTCAGCACGATCGACATCCTCGTAAACAACGCGGGCGTCACCTGGGGCGCGCCCACGCTCGAGTTCCCGCTCGAGCAATGGGACAAGATTTTCAACGTGAACGTGCGCGGCGTATGGATCCTCTCGCAGGCGGTCGCGCGGATCATGAAGGAAAAGGGCGGCGGAAAGATGATCAACATATCGTCCGTCATGGGCTTCCGCGGCTCCATCGAGGAAGGACACCCGGCGGTCCCCTACAATTCTTCCAAGGCCGCAATCAACCTTCTCACCATGAACTTGGCGATCAAGCTCGCGCGCTACAAGATTTTCGTGAACGCGATCGCCCCCGGATTCTTCCACACCGACATGATGGGCTACCTGGACAAGCCGGAGATGAAGCCCATACTCGACGCGGTGCTTATGCAGATCCCGCTTCCCCGGATGGGCGAGGCGGAGGACGTCAAGGGACTCGCGGTATTCCTCGCGTCGAAGGCATCGGACTACATGACGGGCGCGATACTGCCGGTGGACGGCGGGATGCTGGCGAAATAA
- a CDS encoding aspartate aminotransferase family protein: MSAMRDTMATEDRYAAPFFQKIPVSFERGEGVYVWDEDGKRYLDLTAGWGVTSLGHAHPVITKALCDQAAKIIQNPNSGASYSPIRAKLLALMKEILPANLDRVFFQNSGAEANDAAIKLARKASGRPTIISTDMSFHGRTISTASATGQESHRGRYNPLMPGYVFVPYGDLDAAARAIDENTAAVIVEPVQGEGGIVLPPQGYLQGLSALCAARGVYLIIDEIQTGFCRIGPMFASGVPGVCADFLTMAKGIAGGYPFAAFAMTQQVADRLSIGDHGGTYCGNPLGCAVAYAVIRHMLDTGISAHVAETGEWALRELHAWEKESPGIIAGVRGLGLLIAIDLADERRAVPVRDACLRRGLVINITQKRIIRLFPALTVTKAELTEGLVILKEAISDPENAGK, translated from the coding sequence ATGAGCGCAATGCGGGACACGATGGCGACCGAGGACCGGTACGCCGCACCGTTCTTCCAGAAGATACCCGTCTCCTTCGAACGGGGCGAGGGCGTCTACGTGTGGGACGAGGACGGGAAGCGCTACCTCGACCTCACTGCGGGGTGGGGCGTCACGAGCCTGGGTCACGCGCACCCGGTGATCACGAAGGCGCTCTGCGACCAGGCCGCGAAGATCATCCAGAACCCGAACTCCGGCGCCTCATACTCGCCGATACGCGCAAAGCTCCTGGCCCTCATGAAGGAAATACTCCCCGCGAACCTGGACCGCGTCTTCTTCCAGAACAGCGGCGCCGAGGCGAACGACGCGGCCATCAAGCTCGCGCGCAAGGCGTCCGGGCGCCCCACGATCATATCGACCGACATGAGCTTTCACGGGCGGACGATAAGCACCGCCTCGGCGACGGGACAGGAATCCCATCGCGGGCGCTACAATCCCCTCATGCCGGGCTACGTCTTCGTGCCCTACGGGGACCTGGACGCGGCCGCCCGCGCGATCGACGAAAATACCGCTGCCGTGATCGTTGAGCCGGTACAGGGAGAGGGCGGGATCGTCCTTCCTCCGCAAGGGTACCTGCAAGGGCTCTCGGCGCTGTGCGCCGCGCGGGGGGTGTACCTGATCATCGACGAGATTCAGACCGGCTTCTGCCGTATCGGGCCAATGTTCGCGAGCGGCGTCCCCGGGGTGTGCGCGGACTTCCTCACCATGGCCAAGGGGATCGCCGGCGGGTACCCCTTCGCCGCGTTCGCGATGACCCAGCAGGTCGCGGACAGGCTCTCCATAGGCGATCACGGCGGGACCTACTGCGGGAACCCCCTGGGATGCGCCGTGGCATATGCCGTTATACGCCACATGCTTGACACCGGCATCTCCGCGCATGTCGCGGAAACGGGCGAATGGGCGCTGCGGGAGCTTCACGCGTGGGAAAAGGAATCCCCCGGGATCATCGCCGGCGTGCGCGGGCTGGGGCTCCTCATCGCGATCGATCTCGCGGACGAGCGGCGGGCGGTACCGGTGCGCGATGCGTGCCTCCGCCGCGGGCTCGTCATCAACATCACGCAGAAAAGAATCATACGCCTGTTTCCCGCGCTCACCGTCACAAAGGCGGAGCTGACGGAAGGGCTCGTCATCCTGAAGGAAGCGATATCGGACCCCGAAAACGCGGGGAAATGA
- a CDS encoding NAD(+) diphosphatase: MNFISSFRPPENCSDPAWWFIFQNDKILACAGSDSAKIPKVTDPGSLNIKTVSRQYLGILDGIHCYATAIDAQSKVFPEGLSLLSLRTLYGMVPNDLFRIAARASMIMYWDRTHQFCGRCGTPVQFSTVERVKVCPACGFTGYPRISPAVIVAVIRDRRILLGHSKRFPRSFYSVLAGFVEPGETFEECIQREVKEEAGVDVKNIRYFASQAWPFPDSMMVGFTAEYAGGEIKVDGEEVSDAGWFTLENLPEIPGKISIARQLIDWFAENYK, encoded by the coding sequence ATGAATTTCATTTCATCATTCAGGCCTCCGGAAAATTGCAGCGATCCGGCATGGTGGTTTATCTTCCAAAATGATAAAATACTCGCATGTGCCGGCAGTGATTCTGCCAAAATACCCAAAGTCACGGACCCCGGATCATTGAACATTAAAACTGTCAGCAGGCAGTACCTGGGAATCCTTGATGGAATACACTGCTATGCTACTGCCATTGATGCGCAATCGAAGGTATTCCCCGAAGGCCTATCCCTTCTATCCTTGCGCACCCTGTATGGCATGGTCCCCAATGATCTTTTCAGGATAGCGGCGCGGGCATCCATGATTATGTATTGGGACAGAACGCATCAATTCTGCGGGCGGTGCGGCACGCCGGTGCAGTTCTCAACTGTTGAACGTGTTAAAGTTTGCCCTGCCTGCGGATTTACCGGTTACCCGCGGATTTCTCCGGCCGTAATCGTAGCGGTAATCAGGGACCGGCGGATATTGCTTGGGCATTCAAAGCGTTTTCCACGGTCTTTCTACAGCGTGCTGGCGGGATTCGTCGAACCCGGTGAGACATTTGAGGAATGCATTCAACGCGAGGTGAAAGAAGAAGCCGGTGTGGATGTAAAGAATATTCGGTATTTTGCGAGCCAGGCATGGCCGTTCCCTGATTCGATGATGGTCGGATTTACCGCAGAATACGCAGGCGGAGAGATCAAGGTTGACGGCGAAGAGGTGTCCGACGCCGGGTGGTTTACGCTGGAGAATCTGCCTGAGATTCCCGGTAAGATCAGTATAGCGAGGCAATTAATTGACTGGTTTGCGGAGAACTATAAATAG
- a CDS encoding transcriptional regulator, whose translation MAIPKPGKPVRGSTTGSPVMAIFDLLGRRWAMGIVWQLSSGPLAFNVLQSRCSSISPTILSTRIKDLIEAGVIERSLDGYQLTKTGRELFTILEPFQDWAIKWAKSLKNSSG comes from the coding sequence ATGGCAATTCCAAAGCCCGGCAAACCCGTTCGGGGTTCAACGACGGGGTCACCCGTAATGGCAATCTTCGATCTTTTAGGGCGCCGCTGGGCTATGGGAATTGTCTGGCAGCTGAGCAGCGGGCCGCTCGCCTTCAACGTATTGCAGAGCAGATGCAGCTCAATCTCTCCGACAATCCTCAGCACCCGTATTAAAGACCTCATTGAAGCCGGAGTGATCGAACGCAGCCTTGACGGCTATCAGCTTACTAAAACAGGCCGGGAACTTTTTACGATTCTTGAGCCCTTCCAGGATTGGGCAATAAAGTGGGCAAAGAGTTTGAAAAATTCTTCCGGATAA
- a CDS encoding 4-oxalocrotonate tautomerase, translating to MPVINFDLGLGQINEEQKKRVISRFTADAVEITGIAAEKFTVFINESPLENIGVGGKTIKDIKAGR from the coding sequence ATGCCGGTAATTAATTTCGACCTTGGCCTCGGCCAGATAAACGAGGAGCAGAAAAAAAGGGTAATCTCCCGTTTTACGGCGGATGCCGTTGAGATCACGGGAATCGCCGCAGAAAAATTCACAGTTTTTATCAACGAATCACCCCTTGAGAACATCGGTGTCGGCGGCAAGACGATTAAAGACATCAAGGCGGGCAGATAA
- a CDS encoding alpha/beta hydrolase, producing the protein MKTQRLKALFLISAFIALSVISPLSSQSVPEHNPILFIHGWSANASKWDTMKQRFIDDGWSSDSLFAYTFANPNSGAVGINITNASQISGWVDQVLAQTGANRVDIICHSMGGVSTLYYLHSLGGAAGGKVTDVVFLDSSMKGNPDWLVVLAIPDMKPSTAVCKANAVRDQTPYGILADSVDPHVAGDMTYTCYWQKDSINTLDGATSLQFSAIAHNDFCTDAGIYEYVSAAVQANED; encoded by the coding sequence ATGAAAACTCAACGCCTCAAAGCCCTGTTTTTGATTTCCGCATTTATCGCCTTATCCGTTATTTCCCCGCTTTCCAGCCAGTCGGTCCCGGAACATAATCCTATCCTGTTTATACATGGATGGTCGGCCAATGCCTCCAAATGGGATACGATGAAGCAGCGCTTTATTGATGACGGCTGGTCGTCCGATTCATTATTCGCGTATACATTCGCAAATCCAAACAGCGGCGCGGTAGGCATCAACATAACCAATGCGTCCCAGATCAGCGGGTGGGTAGATCAGGTTCTTGCCCAGACCGGCGCGAACCGGGTGGATATCATTTGTCATAGCATGGGCGGGGTCAGCACGTTATACTATCTACATTCGCTCGGCGGCGCAGCCGGCGGCAAAGTCACGGACGTAGTATTCCTCGATTCTTCCATGAAGGGCAACCCCGACTGGCTGGTTGTTCTGGCAATACCCGACATGAAACCCAGTACCGCCGTATGCAAAGCCAATGCCGTTCGTGATCAGACCCCCTATGGCATTCTGGCCGACAGCGTCGATCCGCATGTTGCAGGCGATATGACGTATACGTGTTACTGGCAAAAGGACAGCATCAATACTCTCGATGGGGCGACAAGCTTGCAGTTTTCAGCTATTGCTCATAACGACTTTTGTACCGACGCTGGTATATATGAATATGTCTCCGCCGCAGTGCAGGCAAACGAGGATTAA
- a CDS encoding cupin domain-containing protein: MIIRKLADMEKIDVGKPFGLPDGMFVIQWIISNQVGDERYRHRYAVRKYTLQPGLPLEMMPLHNHAYIQSPVVLKGTMIFQNGDGETIEVGPGDTVYFYENEKHKGVVKGNEPVELLCIIDCPGDGTDCIPDIPKNAMVEKLKEFKGCG; this comes from the coding sequence ATGATAATTAGAAAACTCGCAGACATGGAAAAGATCGATGTGGGTAAGCCATTCGGGCTTCCTGACGGAATGTTCGTGATTCAATGGATAATAAGCAATCAGGTTGGTGATGAACGATATAGGCATCGATATGCAGTACGCAAATATACACTTCAACCGGGCCTCCCGCTCGAGATGATGCCGCTTCATAACCACGCCTATATTCAGTCGCCCGTTGTCCTGAAGGGTACAATGATATTTCAAAATGGTGACGGCGAAACGATCGAAGTCGGTCCCGGCGATACCGTATATTTTTACGAAAATGAGAAACACAAGGGTGTCGTCAAGGGTAACGAACCGGTAGAATTGCTCTGCATTATAGACTGTCCCGGTGACGGCACTGATTGTATACCGGATATTCCCAAGAATGCCATGGTTGAAAAACTGAAAGAATTCAAGGGGTGCGGCTGA
- a CDS encoding N-acyl homoserine lactonase family protein codes for MKYWKIKVLYFGNIRARVSMIWPAGMPPLEEDFEMSAPYLGFLLQNGMRNILVDTGISDGFIVDGKAWGALPAEGGSCFVENALKKEGLLISDIDTVLLTHLHNDHAGNVHLFKNARIIFQEDEWHNFMKPIPQQLPRGDYDFGIAPVIKSLNTVQVSGDIDIDAGIKAFKIPGHSKGSQAISVATEKGVVVLIGDLCLFNFMIFPGTTEVVEMNGKHHSIPAAPPTLGPAVPSSIIYDLFSFYDSVDRVKALASKVEPGYILPGHEPSLVGTSY; via the coding sequence ATGAAGTATTGGAAAATAAAGGTCCTCTATTTCGGAAATATACGTGCGCGGGTCTCGATGATTTGGCCGGCGGGGATGCCTCCGCTGGAGGAAGATTTCGAGATGAGTGCCCCATATTTAGGATTCCTATTGCAGAATGGGATGAGAAATATTCTGGTTGATACGGGAATCAGCGACGGATTCATCGTTGACGGCAAGGCATGGGGTGCTCTCCCGGCAGAAGGTGGTTCTTGTTTTGTTGAGAATGCCTTGAAGAAAGAGGGATTATTGATATCCGATATTGACACGGTGCTCCTGACACACCTGCATAATGATCATGCGGGGAACGTGCATCTTTTCAAAAATGCCAGGATTATTTTCCAGGAAGATGAATGGCACAACTTCATGAAGCCGATACCACAACAACTTCCCAGGGGAGATTACGATTTTGGTATCGCCCCAGTTATTAAAAGCCTCAACACGGTTCAGGTTAGCGGCGACATTGATATTGATGCCGGCATTAAGGCGTTTAAAATACCCGGCCACAGCAAGGGCAGCCAGGCAATCTCAGTTGCCACCGAGAAAGGTGTTGTCGTTCTTATCGGAGACCTCTGTCTTTTTAATTTTATGATTTTCCCGGGAACCACCGAAGTAGTGGAAATGAACGGGAAGCATCATTCAATACCGGCGGCTCCTCCCACACTCGGTCCAGCGGTGCCCAGCAGCATAATCTACGACCTTTTCAGTTTCTATGACAGTGTTGACAGGGTCAAGGCCCTTGCTTCAAAGGTCGAACCGGGCTATATTTTGCCGGGTCATGAACCGTCCCTGGTTGGCACATCTTATTAA
- a CDS encoding alpha/beta fold hydrolase, producing the protein MAFHQLIDEPQMNFSVNRILTYGENAADINEVRDICEKIHDFDTWYNEWIILAAKAEREKRYFHAAFYYRMAEFFLTDDKEEKLSSYVKCKENFSRAIGRDHSVAFKDVPFMGGSIPAMILSPNGISRAIILIHGGYDSYMEEFYLTAKRMVELGYTVIMFEGPGQGAALKNGFKFTYKWEEPVSAVLDFFDMEAVTLIGISWGGYLAQRAAAFDARIKRVVSYDVFYNGMDFITNAMPKGGKLFLKAMFRLGAKTAVNRLVRWARKKKPLADWGISHGMYITGTDTPYDFFKALSKHDFGAIGGRVTQDVLLLAGERDHLVPAGTLQKMKKKLRNAKSITTRVFTAEEGGEQHCQVGNIELAVNEIHNWMNSFSLEHAAMPGLPVDHRRSS; encoded by the coding sequence ATGGCATTTCATCAATTAATCGACGAACCCCAGATGAATTTCTCTGTCAACAGGATCCTTACCTATGGAGAAAATGCTGCGGATATAAATGAAGTCCGTGATATCTGCGAAAAGATACACGACTTTGACACATGGTATAATGAATGGATTATTCTGGCAGCAAAGGCTGAAAGAGAGAAACGTTACTTTCATGCGGCATTCTATTATCGTATGGCGGAGTTTTTTCTTACCGACGACAAGGAGGAGAAGCTTAGTTCATATGTAAAATGCAAGGAAAACTTTTCCAGGGCGATCGGGCGTGACCACAGTGTTGCATTTAAGGATGTCCCATTTATGGGAGGGTCGATTCCTGCTATGATTTTATCTCCGAACGGTATTTCCAGGGCGATCATCCTGATTCATGGAGGCTATGATTCCTATATGGAGGAGTTTTATCTTACCGCAAAACGTATGGTGGAATTGGGGTATACCGTAATCATGTTCGAGGGTCCCGGGCAGGGGGCTGCGCTTAAAAATGGATTTAAATTCACCTACAAGTGGGAGGAACCAGTTTCGGCTGTACTGGATTTTTTCGATATGGAGGCTGTGACCCTTATCGGAATATCGTGGGGCGGCTATCTCGCACAGAGGGCAGCCGCGTTTGATGCCAGAATCAAGCGGGTTGTTTCATACGATGTGTTTTATAATGGAATGGATTTTATCACCAATGCGATGCCAAAAGGCGGCAAACTATTCCTTAAGGCGATGTTCAGACTCGGAGCGAAGACGGCGGTAAATCGACTGGTCCGTTGGGCTCGTAAAAAGAAGCCGCTCGCCGACTGGGGGATCAGTCATGGTATGTACATCACGGGAACGGATACCCCTTATGATTTTTTCAAGGCACTATCGAAACACGATTTCGGCGCAATTGGGGGCAGAGTAACGCAAGACGTATTATTGCTTGCCGGAGAGAGGGATCATCTTGTTCCCGCAGGGACATTGCAAAAGATGAAAAAAAAATTGCGGAATGCTAAATCCATCACCACGAGAGTATTCACGGCTGAAGAAGGCGGTGAACAGCATTGTCAGGTCGGCAATATTGAACTGGCGGTGAATGAAATTCATAACTGGATGAATTCATTTTCCCTGGAACATGCCGCAATGCCGGGATTACCTGTTGATCATCGTCGATCCTCTTGA
- a CDS encoding TetR/AcrR family transcriptional regulator, protein MDQKNHVLDVAKLRFDRFGYKKTTMDEISSDAKISKKTLYELFTDKEDLFVSLFIREALSAREYLFTKIKDMDDPREKLIRLSGVIGDNFNEQHFMVKVLKDNGALYTPYLKKSFLEQTEEETIRIISEIIKDGIRKHLFRNIDPKIVGYMIFKLFQAFTYARTSTLEGDEINRKANIKVLMDFIMRALAR, encoded by the coding sequence ATGGATCAGAAAAACCATGTACTTGATGTCGCCAAGCTGCGATTCGACCGGTTCGGGTATAAAAAAACGACGATGGATGAAATTAGCAGCGATGCGAAAATCTCTAAAAAAACTCTCTATGAACTTTTTACCGACAAAGAAGATTTGTTTGTGTCTCTCTTTATAAGAGAGGCGCTTAGTGCCCGTGAATACCTTTTTACAAAGATTAAAGATATGGATGATCCCCGGGAGAAACTTATTAGGTTATCAGGCGTCATAGGAGACAATTTTAACGAACAGCACTTCATGGTAAAAGTACTTAAAGACAATGGGGCACTCTATACTCCATATCTTAAAAAAAGTTTCCTTGAACAGACGGAGGAAGAAACAATACGGATCATATCTGAGATTATAAAAGATGGCATACGCAAACACCTATTCAGGAATATCGATCCTAAAATAGTCGGATATATGATTTTCAAGCTGTTCCAGGCGTTTACTTATGCCAGAACATCGACTCTGGAAGGAGATGAAATAAACAGAAAAGCCAATATTAAAGTGCTTATGGATTTTATTATGAGAGCGTTGGCCAGATGA
- a CDS encoding DUF4833 domain-containing protein: MKLSKALIVSTIMTVAFSSDAFAAQTQVLFSIENSMITSKAVYVIELSDDFKIEKGEPVYGFWLRPSGSTRAMTWMEKRSAYGIEYQHVQGAATLEMALSKFSQRKITIEITEGKAVAHMIINGKNCIFQRVFIKATETMFGPSVEYAEIIGVDPDSGAGVVERVNQ; encoded by the coding sequence ATGAAATTATCAAAAGCGTTGATCGTTTCAACAATCATGACTGTCGCCTTTTCCTCAGATGCCTTTGCGGCGCAAACTCAGGTGTTGTTTTCCATTGAGAACAGCATGATCACCAGCAAGGCGGTATACGTCATCGAACTTAGCGACGACTTCAAGATAGAAAAAGGAGAGCCCGTGTACGGCTTCTGGCTCAGGCCGAGCGGCAGCACAAGGGCGATGACCTGGATGGAAAAAAGGAGCGCCTATGGGATCGAGTATCAGCATGTTCAGGGTGCGGCAACCCTCGAAATGGCGCTGTCGAAATTCTCACAAAGAAAAATCACGATTGAAATCACCGAAGGGAAGGCCGTCGCGCACATGATTATTAATGGAAAGAACTGCATATTCCAAAGGGTATTCATCAAGGCCACTGAAACCATGTTCGGGCCATCCGTCGAATACGCGGAGATCATAGGTGTGGATCCCGATAGCGGCGCCGGTGTAGTCGAGCGGGTCAATCAATAG
- the thrS gene encoding threonine--tRNA ligase, whose translation MSGQVTITLPDNSTLSVEKGTSVYDIIGMIGKRLQGAALVAGVNGKTMDLNAKIEGDAALKVFTFDSPEGKDALLHSASHLMAQAIKRLFPGVKFAIGPSIENGYYYDMEAPRGFVQEDLAKIEAEMEKIVKEDIEIVREEMPLAKARELFASQNETYKIELLETIEGDSVSLYRQGEFVDLCRGPHVRRTSQIKAFKLLSIAGAYWRGDEKRAMLSRIYGTAWASKEQLDAHLKKLDEIERRDHRRLGKQLELFSVHDETGAGLILWHPKGARLRNILENFWREEHYKNGYDLVFSPHIGKSQLWEISGHLGFYRENMYSPMDIDGQEYFTKPMNCPFHIVMYKNRSWSYRDLPLRWAELGTVYRYERSGVLHGLLRVRGFTQDDAHLFCRPDQMPEEIDRVLAFCLSMLRAFGFEDFTLYLATRPAEKSVGEPQQWADATRALEESLKRAGIGYEVDEGGGAFYGPKIDIKIKDALGREWQCSTIQFDFNMTERFDVTYIDRDGKKHRPYMIHRALMGSLERFIGILIEHYEGRFPLWLAPVQVMLLSVTEDAADRVSRLRNEFMQEGIRAEADIREETIGYKIRDAIEKRVPFIGVVGKKEIENDTVSVRRRGEQQSTVMKREEFSLLIKEESARKK comes from the coding sequence ATGAGCGGCCAGGTAACAATCACCCTCCCCGACAATTCCACCCTCTCGGTCGAAAAAGGAACCTCGGTTTACGACATCATAGGTATGATCGGGAAAAGGCTCCAGGGCGCGGCGCTCGTCGCCGGCGTGAACGGGAAGACGATGGACCTGAACGCGAAAATCGAGGGGGACGCGGCCCTGAAGGTCTTCACCTTCGATAGCCCCGAGGGGAAGGACGCGCTGCTGCATTCGGCCTCACACCTCATGGCGCAGGCGATCAAGCGGCTGTTTCCCGGCGTTAAATTCGCGATTGGCCCCTCGATTGAAAACGGCTATTATTACGACATGGAGGCCCCCCGCGGCTTCGTCCAGGAGGACCTCGCGAAGATCGAAGCCGAAATGGAAAAGATCGTGAAGGAGGACATCGAGATCGTGCGTGAGGAGATGCCGCTGGCGAAGGCCCGCGAGCTTTTCGCATCGCAGAACGAAACCTACAAGATCGAGCTTCTCGAAACCATCGAGGGCGATTCCGTATCCCTGTACCGCCAGGGCGAGTTCGTGGACCTGTGCCGCGGGCCGCACGTCCGGCGCACCTCGCAGATCAAGGCCTTCAAGCTTCTCTCCATCGCGGGTGCGTACTGGCGCGGCGACGAGAAGCGCGCGATGCTCTCGCGCATCTACGGCACCGCCTGGGCCTCGAAGGAACAGCTGGACGCCCACCTGAAAAAACTGGACGAGATCGAGCGCCGGGACCATCGCAGGCTCGGAAAACAGCTCGAGCTTTTTTCCGTTCATGACGAAACCGGGGCCGGCCTCATACTCTGGCACCCCAAGGGCGCGCGCCTGCGCAACATACTCGAAAACTTCTGGCGCGAGGAACACTACAAGAACGGCTACGACCTGGTGTTCTCCCCGCATATAGGGAAAAGTCAGCTCTGGGAGATCAGCGGCCACCTGGGCTTCTACCGCGAGAACATGTACTCGCCTATGGATATCGACGGCCAGGAGTATTTTACCAAGCCCATGAACTGCCCCTTCCATATCGTCATGTACAAGAACAGGTCCTGGTCCTACCGCGACCTGCCCCTGCGATGGGCGGAACTGGGGACGGTGTACCGATACGAACGCAGCGGTGTTCTGCACGGGCTGCTGCGCGTCCGGGGCTTCACGCAGGACGACGCGCACCTCTTCTGCCGTCCGGACCAGATGCCCGAGGAGATAGACCGGGTACTCGCCTTCTGCCTGTCGATGCTGCGCGCATTCGGTTTCGAGGACTTCACGCTGTACCTCGCGACCCGGCCTGCCGAGAAATCGGTGGGCGAACCCCAGCAATGGGCCGATGCGACGCGCGCGCTCGAGGAGTCCCTGAAGCGGGCGGGAATCGGCTACGAGGTCGACGAGGGCGGCGGCGCCTTCTACGGGCCCAAGATCGACATCAAGATAAAGGACGCCCTGGGCCGCGAGTGGCAGTGCTCCACGATCCAGTTCGATTTCAATATGACCGAGCGCTTCGACGTCACCTACATCGACCGCGACGGGAAGAAGCACCGGCCCTACATGATCCATAGGGCGCTCATGGGCTCGCTCGAGCGTTTTATCGGCATACTCATCGAGCATTACGAGGGGCGCTTCCCGCTGTGGCTCGCCCCGGTCCAGGTGATGCTTCTCAGCGTGACCGAGGACGCGGCGGACAGGGTAAGCCGCCTCCGCAACGAATTCATGCAGGAAGGTATCCGCGCCGAGGCCGATATCCGCGAGGAAACCATAGGCTACAAGATCCGGGACGCCATCGAGAAGCGCGTTCCTTTCATCGGCGTGGTGGGCAAAAAGGAGATCGAGAACGATACCGTTTCGGTGCGAAGGCGGGGTGAGCAGCAGAGCACGGTCATGAAACGGGAAGAGTTCTCCCTTCTCATCAAGGAAGAATCGGCCCGAAAAAAATAG
- a CDS encoding translation initiation factor IF-3, with product MALDKSDSKRYRVNDQIRASQVRLVGEEGGPRIVPLDEAITLAKSREMDLVEISPDQDPPVAKIIDYSKFRFEQIKKAKEAKKKQKIIHIKEIKFRPSINQHDYVHKVNHAKEFLSRGDKVKFTLMFRGREIVHNDLGFKVMDNIKSDLKELVLIEKSPSIEGRNITMIVSPVVASGQKK from the coding sequence TTGGCTCTCGACAAGTCGGATTCAAAGCGGTACAGGGTTAATGACCAGATACGGGCCTCGCAGGTTCGCCTGGTGGGAGAAGAGGGCGGGCCGCGCATCGTGCCTCTGGATGAGGCGATCACGCTCGCGAAGAGCAGGGAAATGGACCTGGTGGAAATCTCACCCGACCAGGACCCCCCGGTAGCGAAGATAATCGACTACAGCAAGTTCAGGTTCGAGCAGATAAAAAAGGCCAAGGAAGCGAAAAAGAAGCAGAAGATCATCCATATAAAGGAGATCAAATTCCGGCCTTCCATCAACCAGCACGACTACGTGCACAAGGTGAACCACGCGAAGGAGTTTCTGTCAAGGGGCGACAAGGTTAAGTTCACGCTTATGTTCCGCGGACGGGAAATCGTGCACAATGACCTGGGCTTCAAGGTGATGGACAATATCAAGAGCGACCTGAAAGAGCTCGTGCTGATAGAGAAGTCGCCATCAATCGAGGGAAGGAATATCACCATGATCGTTTCGCCCGTGGTGGCGAGCGGCCAGAAGAAGTGA
- a CDS encoding 50S ribosomal protein L35, with the protein MPKLKTNSGAKKRFKVTKNGKVKKANGWRSHLLEAKSSGRKRKLGKATLVHDSEVDKIRRMMPYAF; encoded by the coding sequence ATGCCGAAGCTTAAAACGAACAGCGGCGCGAAGAAGCGCTTCAAGGTGACCAAGAACGGGAAGGTCAAGAAGGCGAACGGCTGGAGAAGCCACCTGCTCGAGGCCAAGTCCTCCGGACGGAAGCGCAAGCTCGGCAAGGCGACCCTCGTGCACGATTCCGAGGTCGATAAGATCCGCCGCATGATGCCGTATGCGTTTTAA